One Halorientalis litorea DNA segment encodes these proteins:
- a CDS encoding potassium channel family protein, which translates to MRFVIIGFGRVGMRTAQTLRSEGHTVVVVENDPDKVERAEADGFDVVEGDGAEESVLEQTALDTADAIAALTGDLNTNFAACMVGSQHGCRTVLRIDEDYREEIYEKYAEDVDEIIYPERLGAAGAKTALLGGDFNVLAEITEHLTAATVHVPPDSPLVGTRVVEVQLPGDARIYAHGRENEAMTIPLPRTVIEADDSVALIAPPEALEDVRAQFRGEAA; encoded by the coding sequence ATGCGATTCGTCATCATCGGCTTCGGTCGGGTTGGAATGCGCACGGCCCAGACGCTCCGGTCCGAGGGCCACACTGTTGTCGTCGTCGAGAACGACCCGGACAAGGTCGAGCGGGCCGAAGCAGACGGCTTCGACGTCGTCGAGGGTGACGGTGCCGAGGAGAGCGTGCTGGAACAGACGGCTCTCGACACCGCGGACGCCATCGCCGCACTGACGGGTGACCTGAACACGAACTTCGCGGCCTGTATGGTCGGCAGTCAGCACGGGTGCCGGACCGTCCTCCGCATCGACGAGGACTACCGCGAGGAAATATACGAGAAGTACGCCGAGGACGTCGACGAGATAATCTACCCGGAACGGCTGGGGGCGGCCGGCGCGAAGACGGCACTGCTCGGCGGCGACTTCAACGTCCTCGCGGAGATTACGGAACACCTCACTGCCGCGACAGTCCACGTCCCCCCGGACTCTCCACTCGTCGGGACCCGAGTGGTCGAGGTCCAACTGCCCGGAGACGCCCGTATCTACGCGCACGGCCGCGAGAACGAAGCGATGACCATCCCGCTCCCCCGAACTGTCATCGAGGCCGACGACAGCGTCGCGCTCATCGCCCCACCCGAGGCACTCGAAGACGTGCGCGCCCAGTTCCGCGGCGAAGCGGCCTGA
- the aceB gene encoding malate synthase AceB — translation MDERLHDRKFVRTFFTTPTAVSEKDDTAEMLRKSIELRGMEAPDVWVPDNEDATAPNMRDEGAENIAEVVAESGDEFPGEIHPRVVWHRDSPETRYKGFQHMLEIADPENGAVENIDGFVIPEVGDIDDWKKADEFITIVENEHGLEEGSLAMSVIIESGSAELAMGKLREEMGKADNNLERLFLLVDGEVDYTKDMRAITPTGGLPEWKELRHNTSRAASAAGCIAVDGPYDDIRDVEGYHDRITANNAMGMLGIWSLTPGQVVEANKSPLPPEAGYWLIDADGREVELDSQDGVEVYSGDRIELEAEDGGYELEVGSDEIFVESEEDLADELLDLVDYVPSMDDIVDSMEEFEAAKEAGQGAIAMTRAATIEIDGVQVEVSSDRMWDEATYQALMTPVALFQDVYENRPDQHDDLADLYGEDVVDRAMDVGN, via the coding sequence ATCGACGAGCGTCTCCACGACCGAAAGTTCGTGCGGACGTTCTTCACGACGCCGACAGCCGTCAGCGAGAAGGACGACACCGCGGAGATGCTGCGGAAGTCCATCGAACTCCGCGGCATGGAAGCACCGGACGTGTGGGTGCCGGACAACGAGGACGCGACGGCACCGAACATGCGCGACGAGGGTGCCGAAAACATCGCCGAAGTCGTCGCCGAAAGCGGTGACGAGTTCCCCGGCGAGATTCACCCCCGCGTCGTCTGGCACCGCGACAGCCCCGAGACCCGCTACAAGGGCTTCCAGCACATGCTCGAAATCGCGGACCCGGAGAACGGAGCCGTCGAGAACATCGACGGGTTCGTCATCCCCGAGGTCGGTGACATCGACGACTGGAAGAAGGCCGACGAGTTCATCACCATCGTCGAGAACGAACACGGCCTCGAAGAGGGCAGTCTCGCCATGTCCGTCATCATCGAATCCGGGTCCGCCGAACTGGCCATGGGCAAACTCCGCGAGGAGATGGGCAAGGCCGACAACAACCTCGAACGCCTGTTCCTGCTGGTCGACGGCGAGGTCGACTACACGAAGGACATGCGCGCCATCACGCCGACCGGCGGCCTCCCCGAGTGGAAGGAACTGCGCCACAATACCTCGCGCGCCGCGAGCGCGGCCGGCTGTATCGCCGTTGACGGCCCGTACGACGACATCCGCGACGTCGAGGGCTACCACGACCGCATCACGGCCAACAACGCGATGGGGATGCTCGGCATCTGGTCGCTGACGCCGGGTCAGGTCGTCGAAGCCAACAAGAGTCCGCTCCCGCCGGAAGCGGGTTACTGGCTCATCGACGCCGACGGCCGCGAGGTCGAACTCGACAGCCAGGACGGCGTCGAAGTCTACAGCGGCGACCGCATCGAACTCGAAGCGGAGGACGGCGGCTACGAACTCGAAGTCGGCAGCGACGAAATATTCGTCGAGTCCGAGGAGGACCTCGCCGACGAACTGCTGGACTTGGTCGACTACGTCCCGAGCATGGACGACATCGTCGACTCCATGGAGGAGTTCGAGGCGGCCAAGGAGGCCGGGCAGGGTGCCATCGCGATGACCCGCGCGGCAACCATCGAAATCGACGGCGTGCAGGTCGAGGTCAGTAGCGACCGTATGTGGGACGAAGCAACCTATCAGGCCCTCATGACGCCCGTCGCGCTGTTCCAGGACGTGTACGAGAACCGTCCCGACCAGCACGACGACCTCGCTGACCTCTACGGTGAGGACGTCGTCGACCGCGCGATGGACGTCGGCAACTAA